In the Hyphomicrobiales bacterium genome, one interval contains:
- a CDS encoding hypothetical protein (Evidence 5 : Unknown function): MLDLLLALMGGKLRISNPADRLTTFLAAAVTAAFKAAASISRLPAKRDFKSLPPDSLAEASGSQVQ, from the coding sequence ATGCTCGACCTGTTGCTGGCCCTCATGGGTGGGAAGCTCCGGATTTCGAATCCGGCAGACCGCCTCACGACTTTCCTGGCCGCAGCAGTCACGGCGGCTTTCAAGGCCGCTGCCTCCATATCTCGGCTGCCGGCGAAGCGCGATTTCAAGTCGCTTCCACCAGACAGCCTTGCCGAAGCCTCTGGATCTCAAGTCCAGTAG
- a CDS encoding hypothetical protein (Evidence 5 : Unknown function), whose product MRGLNQLLAKQQRASPSAASSNLAPTAAEFEGLVLRMMNVGTGEPAADCKSAPLIGMGFESFHHPPDFLRAC is encoded by the coding sequence GTGAGAGGCTTAAACCAGCTGCTTGCTAAGCAGCAGCGGGCGTCACCGTCCGCCGCGAGTTCAAATCTCGCGCCGACCGCCGCCGAATTTGAAGGATTGGTCCTTCGGATGATGAACGTCGGGACTGGCGAGCCCGCGGCTGACTGTAAATCAGCTCCTTTGATAGGTATGGGGTTCGAATCCTTCCATCATCCACCAGATTTCCTCAGAGCATGTTGA
- a CDS encoding hypothetical protein (Evidence 5 : Unknown function) — MGQRNSSAWAIAQHERTGVATDARAKLSNSGGSIDDPEMKKAKPPIGVRRGLRLDLQSVGSLGASGAPVIRTVSTMPRRAVRIGQRGE, encoded by the coding sequence ATGGGGCAGCGCAACTCCTCAGCTTGGGCTATCGCCCAACATGAGCGCACCGGTGTGGCGACCGATGCGCGAGCCAAATTGTCAAACAGCGGTGGGTCAATCGATGACCCGGAAATGAAAAAGGCGAAGCCCCCGATCGGTGTCCGACGGGGGCTTCGCCTTGATCTTCAGTCTGTCGGGAGTTTGGGGGCCTCAGGGGCTCCCGTCATCCGCACAGTTTCGACCATGCCCCGTCGCGCTGTCCGAATAGGACAACGAGGAGAGTGA
- a CDS encoding hypothetical protein (Evidence 5 : Unknown function): MSSMATHFDSKDGFKPRAQRTIAAARLSSSSLSLSSLSYSDSATGHGRNCADDGSP; this comes from the coding sequence GTGAGTTCGATGGCTACGCACTTCGACAGCAAGGACGGCTTCAAGCCTCGTGCCCAGCGCACGATCGCTGCCGCTCGCCTGTCGTCGTCCAGTCTCTCACTCTCCTCGTTGTCCTATTCGGACAGCGCGACGGGGCATGGTCGAAACTGTGCGGATGACGGGAGCCCCTGA
- a CDS encoding hypothetical protein (Evidence 5 : Unknown function) — protein sequence MSTDIVVESKRHHRVLDDPPPTLRQFDCDSRRFLMRLGLRSHLLADLIHDRLYDSQCRRAIVEIGLSCSHGLPQAIRRKTNKFDLHAISFSHTVRRKRPIMSMHVRL from the coding sequence TTGAGCACCGATATTGTCGTTGAGAGCAAAAGACATCATCGCGTCCTTGATGATCCGCCACCGACTCTCCGGCAATTCGATTGCGATTCGCGCCGATTTCTGATGAGACTCGGCCTGCGCAGCCATCTGCTCGCAGACCTCATCCACGATCGACTCTACGACAGCCAATGCAGGCGAGCCATTGTAGAGATCGGCCTTAGCTGTTCTCACGGCCTCCCGCAGGCCATCCGGCGTAAGACCAATAAATTCGATCTTCATGCCATCTCCTTCTCTCACACAGTTCGTCGGAAACGCCCGATCATGTCCATGCATGTGAGGCTATAA
- a CDS encoding conserved hypothetical protein (Evidence 4 : Unknown function but conserved in other organisms) encodes MKIEFIGLTPDGLREAVRTAKADLYNGSPALAVVESIVDEVCEQMAAQAESHQKSARIAIELPESRWRIIKDAMMSFALNDNIGAQVIVDIKNVVISIAIGLEKVETEEEWFLGNRRPRVVDPLR; translated from the coding sequence ATGAAGATCGAATTTATTGGTCTTACGCCGGATGGCCTGCGGGAGGCCGTGAGAACAGCTAAGGCCGATCTCTACAATGGCTCGCCTGCATTGGCTGTCGTAGAGTCGATCGTGGATGAGGTCTGCGAGCAGATGGCTGCGCAGGCCGAGTCTCATCAGAAATCGGCGCGAATCGCAATCGAATTGCCGGAGAGTCGGTGGCGGATCATCAAGGACGCGATGATGTCTTTTGCTCTCAACGACAATATCGGTGCTCAAGTGATCGTTGACATTAAGAACGTGGTCATCTCGATCGCTATCGGTCTCGAAAAAGTTGAGACTGAGGAGGAATGGTTTTTGGGGAATCGTCGACCGCGGGTCGTCGACCCTCTCCGTTGA
- a CDS encoding DNA ligase III produces the protein MYTPPRPPRTQHLRGSKAAKGESARDQISVTSLRDGDLVFEEKLDGGEVGIYQNEGNLLLRHRGTVLGGHSREPQFDLLKVWAAVHDGWLRDLVGERYVVYCEWLHRVHCAYYDLLPHFLFEYDVYDRETGRYLATDERHALLDGAPMPSVPVVHRGHLKADAEIQQLIQPSLFKSSDWQRSLAEQCVAAGVAASDAATWIDMTSLPEGLYVKHEVDGCVVGRYKWIRAEFLATITSGAHWSQRPALENGLAPGIDILAAPYSGVALRG, from the coding sequence ATGTACACGCCTCCTCGCCCTCCTCGAACACAGCACCTACGCGGCAGCAAAGCCGCAAAGGGAGAGAGCGCGCGCGACCAGATTTCGGTTACGAGCCTGCGCGATGGCGATTTGGTCTTCGAGGAGAAGCTTGATGGCGGTGAGGTCGGGATCTACCAGAACGAGGGCAATCTCCTCCTCCGGCATCGAGGCACGGTGCTCGGTGGTCATTCCCGCGAGCCGCAGTTTGACCTGCTGAAAGTCTGGGCCGCGGTGCATGACGGTTGGCTGCGGGACCTCGTTGGCGAGCGCTATGTCGTCTACTGCGAATGGCTGCATCGGGTGCACTGCGCCTATTACGACCTGCTCCCGCATTTCCTGTTCGAATACGACGTCTACGATCGGGAAACCGGACGGTATCTGGCAACGGATGAGCGGCACGCCCTGCTCGATGGCGCTCCGATGCCGTCGGTGCCGGTTGTTCATCGTGGGCACCTGAAGGCCGACGCCGAGATCCAGCAGCTGATCCAGCCCAGCCTCTTCAAGAGCTCTGACTGGCAGAGGAGCCTGGCCGAGCAATGCGTGGCGGCCGGCGTCGCGGCGTCCGACGCTGCGACCTGGATCGACATGACCAGTCTGCCCGAAGGCCTCTATGTGAAGCATGAGGTCGATGGTTGCGTCGTCGGACGCTATAAGTGGATCCGCGCCGAGTTTCTGGCGACCATCACCTCGGGAGCGCACTGGTCGCAGCGACCGGCTCTTGAGAATGGTCTCGCCCCCGGCATCGATATTCTGGCAGCTCCGTATTCCGGCGTTGCACTCCGAGGATAA
- a CDS encoding HD_domain domain-containing protein yields MTTPFKQAGFEELVQFLDRPVGSPLAWDAIAARVPWHAEMAASSQDPVYHAEGDVWTHTVMVVEALRQDPALWDLSDFDRQALLVTALLHDVAKPETRLEEFSTELGRLKVSNPHHALKGARASWAFLWKLGADVEMRERVFALIAWHQRVFHVLSKPEPRDEFISFSHLATWRDLVMLAQADNRGRISPNTEETAIELECVRLAAEEFGCLDTPWAFSNDEARVIFCRETGKSPFYEPRPPAGSRVFVLSGIPGSGKNTYAAKAFPGLPQVSFDDLREDEDDPGRVMQLGYERAREHLRKKQAFVWNATNTNKLMRDRIISLARSYDAHVEVHALDTPYQTVLKQNRDRLAQVPEEAIERFIDRWQPPTPLEAHQVFWVSPDHTLRPAFANLGAATAPAPAAP; encoded by the coding sequence GTGACGACCCCATTCAAACAGGCGGGCTTCGAGGAGCTCGTGCAGTTTCTCGATCGGCCTGTCGGCTCTCCCCTCGCCTGGGATGCGATTGCAGCGCGCGTTCCGTGGCACGCCGAGATGGCTGCGTCCTCGCAGGACCCGGTCTATCATGCCGAAGGAGACGTCTGGACCCACACGGTGATGGTGGTCGAGGCTCTTCGGCAAGACCCTGCCCTGTGGGATCTCTCGGACTTCGATCGTCAGGCGCTCCTGGTTACGGCGCTGCTGCATGACGTCGCCAAGCCGGAAACCCGCCTCGAGGAATTCTCGACCGAGCTCGGGAGGCTCAAGGTCTCCAATCCGCATCACGCCCTGAAGGGTGCCAGAGCTTCCTGGGCCTTCCTCTGGAAGCTCGGCGCCGATGTCGAGATGCGGGAGCGGGTCTTTGCCCTCATTGCCTGGCACCAGCGCGTCTTCCATGTGCTGAGCAAACCGGAACCACGCGACGAGTTCATCTCCTTCTCGCATCTGGCCACTTGGCGTGATCTCGTCATGCTTGCCCAGGCCGACAATCGAGGCCGGATAAGCCCCAACACGGAAGAGACCGCGATCGAGCTCGAATGCGTCCGTCTCGCGGCCGAGGAATTCGGCTGCCTGGATACTCCATGGGCTTTCAGCAATGACGAAGCCCGGGTCATTTTCTGCCGGGAGACCGGAAAGTCACCGTTCTATGAGCCGCGGCCGCCGGCGGGAAGTCGCGTCTTCGTGCTGAGCGGCATTCCTGGCTCCGGAAAGAACACCTATGCCGCGAAGGCATTCCCGGGCCTGCCGCAAGTCTCGTTCGACGACCTGCGCGAAGACGAGGACGATCCGGGTCGCGTGATGCAGCTCGGTTACGAGCGGGCGCGAGAGCACCTGCGGAAGAAACAGGCCTTCGTGTGGAATGCGACGAACACGAACAAGCTCATGCGCGATCGCATCATATCGCTTGCTCGCAGCTATGACGCCCATGTCGAGGTTCACGCACTCGATACCCCCTACCAGACGGTGCTCAAGCAAAACCGCGACCGACTGGCGCAAGTGCCGGAGGAAGCGATCGAGCGCTTCATCGACAGGTGGCAGCCGCCGACCCCGCTCGAAGCCCATCAGGTGTTCTGGGTTTCGCCCGACCACACGCTACGGCCGGCCTTCGCCAATCTCGGGGCGGCTACCGCGCCAGCGCCGGCGGCCCCGTAA
- a CDS encoding conserved hypothetical protein (Evidence 4 : Unknown function but conserved in other organisms), producing the protein MPRQPAQIEIVPLSEEDRSILAGYYENGYLHGHCVPLAIALARATDAELVILRTEEGRLIHAGVRTEAGELRDIRGVVEELEFRRPYGGMGPLRLVPTTEAALLAEVPDTTEKMIERAGDHLCELFDDLPQAREREEKIRAFLGALSDLCTAHGFWLRGELPNSIVLYPAYGDEAGFKARAVPGGTLRLERLLGEAEVERDQPADLTGPPALAR; encoded by the coding sequence ATGCCGCGTCAGCCAGCTCAGATCGAGATCGTTCCGCTTTCTGAAGAAGATCGCAGCATCCTCGCCGGCTACTACGAGAATGGCTATCTCCACGGGCATTGCGTTCCCCTGGCGATCGCGCTGGCCCGAGCCACTGATGCCGAGCTCGTCATCCTGCGGACAGAGGAAGGGCGGCTGATCCACGCTGGCGTGAGAACCGAGGCTGGTGAGCTGCGCGATATCCGGGGCGTCGTCGAAGAGCTCGAATTCCGCCGGCCATATGGCGGGATGGGCCCGCTGCGGCTGGTGCCGACGACGGAGGCTGCTCTCCTGGCAGAAGTGCCCGACACGACCGAGAAGATGATCGAGCGCGCCGGGGACCACCTCTGCGAGCTGTTCGACGACCTCCCTCAAGCCAGAGAGCGCGAGGAGAAGATCCGAGCGTTCCTCGGCGCGCTCAGCGACCTCTGCACAGCGCACGGCTTCTGGCTCCGCGGCGAACTGCCGAACTCGATCGTGCTTTACCCCGCCTATGGAGACGAAGCCGGATTCAAGGCCCGCGCCGTGCCAGGCGGGACGCTACGACTGGAGCGCCTTCTCGGCGAAGCCGAGGTCGAACGAGACCAGCCGGCCGATCTTACGGGGCCGCCGGCGCTGGCGCGGTAG
- a CDS encoding conserved hypothetical protein (Evidence 4 : Unknown function but conserved in other organisms), with translation MNKRIVSLPAAYRAQVIPPRHRNPQPAMFRENVTVAIPNLTSIEAPLGVEWIQNSLKTRYNVEGPAPRIVSRFHEGRHYGAVLNGDGSPLRVDDFLADVERPSHSNGSIGERRWRRSDYPAVPSLDVRARFYRDNALTLETVSEAGKFGRLASSNRDEDLALGRESLARGLIFVDGSVWSAEVADEMWWGVHCSAEAVELMVGYRQDMLSYCSPFRLDRRDEALALASRVAEQSNLPLSVTDDEIIIHSPASIVRDDLVMLAEQITAGAGLSVINGQQGWPEEISEARHGLLQLRSTSRAERDRSWAGQVIQYAAILRAGLSSVNGDSLAADTLRGIDLGMLRWELMEKGRHADIEAIMVSEADLATLAL, from the coding sequence TTGAACAAGCGGATCGTCAGCCTGCCGGCTGCTTATCGGGCGCAGGTCATCCCTCCCCGACACCGGAATCCCCAGCCCGCGATGTTCCGCGAGAACGTCACGGTGGCGATCCCGAATTTGACGTCGATCGAGGCTCCTCTCGGTGTCGAATGGATCCAGAATAGCCTGAAGACGCGCTACAACGTCGAAGGGCCGGCTCCCCGGATCGTCTCTCGGTTCCATGAGGGAAGGCACTATGGCGCCGTGCTGAATGGCGACGGATCGCCGCTGCGCGTTGACGACTTCCTCGCGGACGTCGAGCGGCCATCGCATTCCAATGGGTCAATCGGCGAACGCCGTTGGCGCAGATCCGATTATCCCGCCGTTCCGAGCCTGGACGTGCGAGCGCGCTTCTATCGCGACAATGCACTCACGCTCGAAACCGTGTCGGAAGCGGGCAAGTTCGGGCGGCTTGCCTCCTCCAATCGCGACGAAGATCTGGCGCTGGGTCGAGAATCCCTAGCGAGAGGCCTGATCTTCGTCGACGGCAGCGTCTGGTCCGCCGAAGTCGCGGATGAGATGTGGTGGGGAGTGCACTGCTCGGCCGAGGCAGTCGAGCTGATGGTCGGATATCGCCAGGACATGCTGAGCTATTGCTCGCCGTTTCGTCTGGATCGCCGGGATGAGGCGCTCGCCTTGGCATCGCGTGTTGCGGAGCAATCCAACCTGCCCCTCAGCGTAACCGATGACGAGATCATCATTCACTCACCGGCCTCGATCGTGCGCGATGACCTGGTCATGCTCGCCGAGCAGATCACCGCCGGCGCCGGCCTCTCCGTCATCAACGGGCAGCAAGGCTGGCCAGAAGAAATCTCGGAGGCACGTCACGGACTGCTGCAGCTTCGCTCGACTTCAAGAGCGGAGCGAGACCGCTCGTGGGCCGGTCAGGTGATCCAATATGCCGCAATCTTGCGGGCCGGGCTTTCATCAGTGAACGGCGACAGCCTGGCGGCCGATACGCTTCGAGGCATCGATCTCGGCATGCTTCGTTGGGAGTTGATGGAGAAAGGCCGGCACGCCGATATCGAGGCCATCATGGTGTCAGAGGCCGATCTCGCGACACTCGCGCTCTAG
- a CDS encoding conserved hypothetical protein (Evidence 4 : Unknown function but conserved in other organisms): MAEWTTNEDGNPQISHEDGTFRIVPVPAYGKRIPPGFVIEELDTRYRFADPNWERNGTRHDSVALAKNDVASIFAHRKELKGFNRQERSFGRGRGRSTPWGKADSCTTYARGVQAYGTPSHGGFLLSKSANEQVHPAWRNEKGAYEEDSEANIVVITFPALFTRREQEMARRAAMNGDPHRFMAATGKDVPHEASRKLREEAFLEIHKGCWMVVSASGRDDGMVVVTATVDGVRDANAERRTFLVPKDDYVMTEGHFVVDLTRHAELEAESTLTP; encoded by the coding sequence ATGGCCGAGTGGACCACCAACGAGGACGGTAACCCGCAGATCTCGCACGAGGACGGGACATTCCGGATCGTTCCCGTTCCCGCTTACGGCAAGCGTATCCCGCCGGGCTTCGTGATCGAAGAGCTCGACACCCGTTATCGCTTCGCCGACCCAAACTGGGAGCGCAACGGCACTCGCCATGATTCCGTCGCCCTGGCGAAGAATGACGTCGCCTCGATCTTCGCCCACCGCAAGGAGCTGAAAGGCTTCAACCGGCAAGAGCGCTCATTCGGTCGCGGCCGAGGACGCTCGACTCCCTGGGGCAAGGCAGACAGCTGCACAACCTATGCCCGCGGCGTTCAGGCCTATGGCACACCGAGCCATGGTGGCTTCCTGCTGTCGAAGAGCGCCAATGAACAGGTCCACCCCGCGTGGCGCAACGAAAAGGGTGCGTACGAGGAGGACAGCGAGGCGAACATTGTCGTCATCACCTTTCCCGCGCTGTTCACTCGCCGCGAGCAGGAGATGGCGCGTCGCGCTGCGATGAACGGTGATCCCCACCGCTTCATGGCCGCGACCGGCAAGGACGTTCCGCACGAGGCTTCGAGAAAGCTTCGTGAGGAGGCATTCCTGGAAATTCACAAAGGATGCTGGATGGTGGTCTCGGCTTCAGGACGTGACGACGGGATGGTCGTCGTCACCGCCACTGTCGACGGTGTCCGTGACGCCAACGCCGAGCGCCGGACGTTCCTCGTTCCCAAAGACGACTATGTCATGACCGAGGGGCATTTCGTCGTCGATCTCACGCGGCACGCCGAACTCGAAGCCGAGTCCACCCTCACGCCTTGA
- a CDS encoding conserved hypothetical protein (Evidence 4 : Unknown function but conserved in other organisms) — protein MNDTPGPEAPKQPVPSPDIPALIELLRPLAEAAAAGAGTASVNRDVLMRASKLYNELQSLPRMLHLKRQSTYIRLGQAKLQLACPTAPDGSRPAVEGNFFTVYRCDLDGSLHARFQDEFEDGRFVRRPETEGSRDAS, from the coding sequence ATGAACGACACGCCTGGGCCGGAAGCCCCTAAGCAACCGGTTCCTTCCCCGGACATCCCTGCCCTGATCGAGCTCCTTCGCCCCCTCGCGGAGGCCGCCGCCGCCGGCGCCGGGACTGCCTCGGTGAACCGCGACGTTCTTATGCGCGCGAGCAAGCTCTACAACGAGCTCCAGTCGCTGCCCCGGATGCTCCATCTGAAGCGCCAGTCGACCTATATCCGCCTGGGCCAGGCCAAACTCCAGCTCGCATGCCCGACCGCTCCTGACGGTTCCCGGCCGGCCGTCGAAGGGAACTTCTTCACCGTCTACCGCTGCGACCTGGACGGCTCGCTTCATGCCCGCTTCCAAGACGAGTTCGAAGATGGGCGCTTCGTTCGCCGGCCTGAGACTGAAGGATCTCGCGATGCGAGCTGA
- a CDS encoding conserved hypothetical protein (Evidence 4 : Unknown function but conserved in other organisms), which translates to MGASFAGLRLKDLAMRAEAMTDREFLSYCRGMAETPRCGFVPEQIARLYRLAGHSALADRWSEQPNGVCNMDRWAIRDAVKQAEDRLVETPKTTAEILQFPR; encoded by the coding sequence ATGGGCGCTTCGTTCGCCGGCCTGAGACTGAAGGATCTCGCGATGCGAGCTGAGGCGATGACCGACCGGGAGTTCCTCAGCTACTGCCGCGGCATGGCCGAGACACCGCGGTGCGGCTTCGTCCCGGAGCAGATCGCCCGTCTCTATCGCCTCGCCGGCCATAGTGCTCTTGCTGACCGATGGAGCGAGCAGCCGAATGGTGTTTGCAATATGGATCGCTGGGCAATCCGTGATGCGGTGAAACAGGCCGAAGACCGCCTGGTCGAGACACCGAAAACGACTGCTGAGATCCTTCAGTTTCCGCGCTAG
- a CDS encoding conserved exported hypothetical protein (Evidence 4 : Unknown function but conserved in other organisms): MIRISYPAALAALALLGSPAKAEIYPTIFPDVRELVLDWTVTLPERRADGLEYNTRMDFKPIGKKPVTRWEVVIECEKTNTTTRHFEIKGDEGRAEIRGGKMVLIFPELGTGTMELKEPMRVTMADKRCGSGVPWIAPSENFGTTQPAP, from the coding sequence ATGATCCGCATCTCCTACCCCGCTGCCCTGGCAGCCCTTGCCCTCCTTGGTTCTCCGGCGAAAGCCGAGATTTATCCAACGATTTTCCCGGATGTGCGCGAGCTCGTGCTCGACTGGACCGTGACGCTGCCCGAGCGGCGTGCAGACGGGCTGGAGTACAACACTCGCATGGACTTCAAGCCCATCGGCAAAAAGCCGGTGACGCGGTGGGAGGTCGTGATCGAATGCGAGAAGACGAACACGACAACGAGGCACTTCGAGATAAAGGGCGACGAAGGTCGTGCTGAGATTCGTGGAGGCAAGATGGTTCTCATCTTCCCGGAGCTCGGAACCGGCACCATGGAGCTGAAGGAGCCCATGCGCGTCACGATGGCGGACAAGCGCTGCGGCAGCGGCGTGCCCTGGATCGCGCCGTCCGAAAATTTCGGAACGACACAGCCGGCCCCTTAG
- a CDS encoding conserved hypothetical protein (Evidence 4 : Unknown function but conserved in other organisms) → MQWFDVDRAGLGKLLERRGKSFVGAELLQNAWDAEGVTRVEFTAEAVKGRALVDLVVKDDSPQGFHNLTHSFTLFSESVKKSNASLRGRFNLGEKLVLALCDSATIMSTKGTIAFNADGRASFPRRKTEVGTEFRAQIRMTRDELAEMLAFVRGFIPPAGVQTLINGEHLFQRQSLRSFQTTLPTELADENGVLRRSARRCSVNVYMPQPGQPARIFELGIPIVETGDLFDVDIGQKVPLSLERDSVTPAYLRDVRAAVLSHTSDLVPKAEAAAPWINDAIEDEGVSTTAVADVLKARYGEKMVSYDPSDREANDRAVALGYAVIHGGAFSGQAWTQIRAAGVQPAGRITPTPKPFSEDGEPAKLAERTPAMDAFAGFCKAMARELLDTEISVTFYKRFNAAAAYGPGSLYFCVGALGEEFFEGPLNRRQLDLLIHEFGHHREMNHLSRNFSDALSELGARTALLAIERPHLFDLDAYDVEAKRSGPRR, encoded by the coding sequence ATGCAGTGGTTTGACGTCGACAGGGCCGGCCTCGGCAAGCTTCTCGAACGCCGAGGCAAGTCCTTCGTCGGCGCGGAGCTCCTGCAGAACGCCTGGGACGCCGAAGGCGTAACCCGCGTCGAGTTCACTGCCGAAGCGGTGAAGGGACGCGCCTTGGTCGATCTCGTCGTCAAGGACGACAGCCCCCAGGGTTTCCACAACCTGACCCACTCCTTCACGCTCTTCTCGGAGTCCGTGAAAAAGAGCAATGCCAGCCTTCGTGGCCGTTTCAATCTCGGCGAAAAGCTGGTCCTGGCACTCTGCGATTCCGCGACGATCATGTCGACGAAGGGGACGATCGCCTTCAACGCCGACGGGCGCGCGTCGTTTCCCCGGCGGAAGACCGAAGTCGGAACCGAATTCAGGGCGCAGATTCGGATGACGCGTGACGAGCTAGCAGAGATGCTGGCCTTCGTTCGCGGCTTCATTCCTCCCGCCGGCGTGCAAACGCTGATCAATGGCGAACACCTGTTCCAGCGGCAGTCCCTGCGCAGCTTCCAGACGACGCTTCCGACCGAGCTCGCGGACGAGAACGGCGTTCTCCGGCGCTCCGCCCGCCGGTGCAGTGTCAACGTCTATATGCCTCAGCCCGGTCAGCCTGCCCGGATCTTCGAGTTGGGAATCCCGATCGTCGAGACCGGCGATCTGTTTGACGTCGACATCGGCCAGAAGGTTCCGTTGTCGCTCGAACGCGACTCGGTGACGCCTGCCTATCTCAGGGACGTTCGCGCCGCTGTCCTGTCGCACACCTCCGACCTGGTGCCTAAGGCGGAAGCGGCCGCTCCGTGGATCAATGACGCCATCGAGGACGAAGGCGTCTCAACCACGGCGGTCGCAGACGTCCTCAAAGCGCGCTACGGCGAGAAGATGGTCAGCTACGACCCCAGCGACCGTGAGGCCAACGATCGCGCCGTAGCTTTGGGGTATGCCGTCATCCATGGCGGCGCCTTCTCCGGCCAGGCGTGGACCCAGATCCGCGCAGCAGGGGTGCAGCCCGCCGGCCGGATCACGCCAACGCCGAAACCATTCAGCGAGGACGGTGAGCCCGCCAAACTCGCTGAGCGCACGCCGGCGATGGATGCGTTCGCCGGATTTTGCAAGGCGATGGCTCGCGAGCTGCTCGACACCGAGATCTCCGTCACCTTCTACAAGCGCTTCAACGCGGCTGCAGCTTATGGCCCTGGCAGCCTCTACTTCTGTGTGGGTGCGCTTGGGGAAGAGTTCTTCGAGGGCCCGCTCAATCGCCGGCAGCTCGACCTGCTTATTCACGAATTCGGGCATCACCGCGAGATGAACCATCTCTCCCGGAATTTCAGCGACGCTCTGTCCGAGCTTGGCGCGCGTACAGCTCTTCTGGCGATCGAGCGGCCGCATCTGTTCGATCTCGACGCGTACGACGTCGAGGCGAAACGGTCTGGGCCGCGGCGATGA
- a CDS encoding hypothetical protein (Evidence 5 : Unknown function) translates to MQGDGSRAARHRDLRHLLQALQRGCSLWPWQPLLLCGCAWGRVLRGPAQSPAARPAYSRIRASPRDEPSLPEFQRRSVRAWRAYSSSGDRAAASVRSRRVRRRGETVWAAAMRGRKTIPHRLIRRVAEAMAKEDANHTHVSYALTSYRAGASTEYWDGLAEAAIRALSRDRAKSRRRPNPSS, encoded by the coding sequence TTGCAAGGCGATGGCTCGCGAGCTGCTCGACACCGAGATCTCCGTCACCTTCTACAAGCGCTTCAACGCGGCTGCAGCTTATGGCCCTGGCAGCCTCTACTTCTGTGTGGGTGCGCTTGGGGAAGAGTTCTTCGAGGGCCCGCTCAATCGCCGGCAGCTCGACCTGCTTATTCACGAATTCGGGCATCACCGCGAGATGAACCATCTCTCCCGGAATTTCAGCGACGCTCTGTCCGAGCTTGGCGCGCGTACAGCTCTTCTGGCGATCGAGCGGCCGCATCTGTTCGATCTCGACGCGTACGACGTCGAGGCGAAACGGTCTGGGCCGCGGCGATGAGGGGCCGCAAGACGATACCTCATCGGCTTATTCGTAGGGTGGCGGAAGCGATGGCGAAGGAAGACGCCAATCATACCCATGTCTCTTATGCACTCACTTCGTATCGCGCTGGAGCTTCGACGGAGTACTGGGATGGCCTCGCTGAAGCAGCAATCCGGGCGCTGTCCCGCGATCGCGCCAAATCGAGACGCCGACCCAACCCCTCATCTTAA